The following are encoded in a window of Cryobacterium sp. CG_9.6 genomic DNA:
- the nrdR gene encoding transcriptional regulator NrdR, which produces MFCPFCRHPDSRVIDSRTSDDGLSIRRRRQCPECGRRFSTAETASLNIVKRSGVVEPFSREKIVTGVRKACQGRPVTDSDLAMLAQKVEETIRQTGASQINANDIGLAILPPLRDLDEVAYLRFASVYQGFNSLEDFEGAIAQLRREHASALDSAAAASAAEPS; this is translated from the coding sequence ATGTTTTGTCCGTTCTGCCGCCACCCAGATTCTCGAGTCATCGACTCGCGCACGAGCGACGACGGGCTCTCTATTCGTCGGCGTCGCCAGTGCCCCGAGTGTGGACGTCGTTTCAGCACTGCAGAAACGGCCAGCCTGAACATCGTCAAGCGCAGCGGTGTGGTGGAGCCGTTCAGCCGCGAGAAGATCGTTACCGGGGTGCGTAAGGCCTGCCAGGGGCGCCCCGTAACGGACTCGGACCTGGCCATGTTGGCCCAAAAGGTGGAAGAAACTATCCGCCAGACCGGAGCATCGCAGATCAACGCGAATGACATTGGTCTGGCCATTCTTCCGCCGCTTCGTGATCTCGATGAGGTCGCCTACCTGCGGTTCGCGAGTGTGTACCAGGGCTTCAACTCGCTCGAAGACTTTGAGGGCGCGATTGCCCAGCTGCGCCGCGAACACGCGAGTGCCCTCGACAGCGCGGCCGCGGCATCCGCTGCCGAGCCGTCCTAA